A stretch of Kaistella flava (ex Peng et al. 2021) DNA encodes these proteins:
- the recO gene encoding DNA repair protein RecO, translated as MQTQNCFLLSYLKYGDNDAVLHCFSLENGFQSFFAKGIYSARNKMKPYLFPLNLLNITVSKVVAENRIPRISKIELAPDHYDFDEVTMNSILFFTADFLHQVLREEGKNLVLFNQIETVRKEISIQNYDAYLVFIFKFLSISGVAPLYGDQKFLNPESGVFEDAISHPFFDESISALWKRFSNTTNGYEIRLKRDDRSSFLDSLMIYCRIHINGFYTPNSLAVVRQIFE; from the coding sequence ATGCAAACTCAAAACTGCTTTCTTCTTTCTTATTTAAAATATGGTGACAACGATGCAGTCTTGCATTGTTTCTCCCTGGAAAATGGTTTTCAAAGTTTCTTTGCAAAAGGAATTTATTCTGCCAGGAATAAAATGAAACCTTATCTCTTTCCACTAAATTTATTGAATATAACTGTTTCGAAAGTCGTTGCAGAAAATAGAATACCCCGTATTTCTAAAATTGAACTAGCTCCGGATCATTATGATTTTGATGAGGTTACCATGAATTCGATTTTGTTTTTTACAGCTGATTTTCTACATCAGGTTTTACGGGAGGAAGGAAAAAATCTAGTACTCTTTAACCAAATAGAAACGGTAAGAAAGGAAATTAGTATTCAGAATTACGATGCTTATTTGGTTTTTATTTTTAAGTTTCTTTCCATTTCAGGAGTTGCACCACTTTATGGTGATCAAAAGTTTTTAAATCCGGAAAGTGGTGTTTTTGAAGATGCTATTTCTCATCCATTTTTTGATGAATCTATTTCTGCTTTGTGGAAAAGATTTTCAAATACTACCAACGGTTATGAAATACGTCTTAAGCGGGATGATAGAAGCTCTTTTTTGGACTCGCTGATGATTTACTGCCGCATTCACATTAATGGTTTTTATACACCGAATTCATTAGCTGTCGTTCGCCAGATTTTTGAATAA